GGCATAGCTGCGACTTTGCGCTGCGTGGCGCTCGGTGACCCGGACCGATCGCGCGCCGGCGACGTTCTTTCACGACCGTCTCGATACCCGCGTGCCGAGGGCGGGCGGGAGAACTAGCGGGCGGTAGACAGCGAGCGGAACGGAGAGAGCGACGGGACGAGACAGCGGAATCGAAGAAGACAGCTGACTGCGCCTGCGCGCCTCGGGACTGCTACCGCCGGGGCGCCGCGGCGACGCCGATGCTGCTGGCCGTCTCCGTCGTCGCGTTTCCGCCGCCGGTCGTCCCGTCGGTCTCGTTCGCGGCGCCGTCGTCGGTCAGGGCCCCGCCGCTCTCGGTCTCGTTACCGACGGTGGCGTTGCCGTCCGTCGCGTTGCCGCCGGACTCCTGCTGCTGGATCGTGCTGCTCTCCATCTCGACGGTGACGGCCGATTCGTTCTCGCCGATGACCTGTCCCTCGGTCACGTCCGCGGTGCCGAACCAGATCTGCGGGGTGGCGTTCTGGCCGGCGGTGCTGGCGCTGAACTGGTAGCTGGAGTTGGCTCGGACGCTCACGTTCGTGTACCCCTCCTCGGGGCCGTACTCGCCGTAGCCCGTGGTCGAGTACGGGAGCGTCATCTCGAAGTTGCCCTGGTCGTCGGTCTGGGTCCGCTGGGTGTACGTGAACGTCTCGTTGGCCGCGGGGTTCTCCATCTCGACGCGGGCCGTGACGGTCGCGTTCTCGGGGCCGGTGCCCTCGACTGTGGCGCCGGGCACGCGCTCGAAGAACTTCACCCACTGCGGATCGGTGTTCGTCAGCGCGTTCTCGGTCCCCTCCGTCAGGCAGGCCTTCTGCCCGTTGCCGAGGCCGACGGAGACGTCGCTCGGACACTGGCTCCCGTTGGCGGCGCCTGTCGTCTGGAGTCCGAGACCGTAGGCCTCGTAGAGCTTGCCGACGTTGTACTCGCGGCTCTCCGTGGCCGACTGCTCGCTCGCGCCGACCATGCGGTAGTGCTCCAAGGCGGGGACGCGTTCGCTGGGGATGCCGCCGATGCCGCCGATCGCGGCCGTGCCGTCCTCCTGGACGTACTGGCGGGCCTCCTGCATGCTGTCGAACGAGCGGACCGTCTGTCCGTTCTCGGGTGCGACGCGTACCGACTGTCCCCGGGCGTTCTCTGAGACGTCCCAGTCGACGACGACCGGCTGGGGCCGGGCGGCGCTCCCGTGGAACTTGTAGAGCCGCACCATCTGCGTCTCGTAGTAGGCCTGCCGGTGCTGGATGAAGAAGCCGTTACCGCCCTGCAGCGGGAAGGAAATCTGCCGCGTGTAGGGCCCCGGCCGCTCCTCGGTCACGTTGTAGAACGCCGGCGGGGCGCCGAACTTCCCGCCGTAGCTGGTTCCGACCATCTGCCAGTCGACGGCGACGTAGCGGGTCTTCGCGTCGTCCTCGTCGATCTGCTCGAGGACGTCGTTGGCCTGCGTCTCGTTGGGCGCCAGCAGGTAGTTGGCCGCCATCGTCGCGCCCTGCTGGAACGGGTTGGCGTTGGGAATCGCCTTACCCTGCGTCGTTATCCAGTGGCCGTAGTCCCACCAAGACATGACGCCGTACTGCCCCGACTCGTAGTCGAAGTCGTCGGTGACGTCGTAGGTCCCGTAGTAGTCCAGTTCGTTGTTCGCGCCGCCGAACTGCCCCTCGGCGGGCGTGCTCTCGTTGAACCAGCCCAGCCCGTCGGACCAGCCCTCGATGTCCTCTCCCGGCCTGTCGTAGCCGGCGATGCTCGTCGCGGGATTGACGGCGGCCATCGGAGCGAACACGACCAGCAGCGTCGCGACCACGGTGATCGCCTGATAGGTCTTGATACCGTCCTCGCGGACGTCAGCGGCGATCCACCGGAAGATACCCGCGACGACGTAGCCCGTCATCACGGCGACCGGAACGGTGAGGTAGTACTCGAACCGGCCCTGCGTGAACGTCGCGGCCGTGATGAAGGCCAGCCAGACGACCAGCAGGAACTCCTGGGCCGAGACGCGGCCGGTCACCTCGCGGACGAGGACGGCGACCGCACCGACCATCGCGACGAAGAACGTGAACCCGTAGAACGGGAACACGGCGCTGAATTCGAGGGGCTGGACCTCGCCGACTGTCAGGGCCGATCCCGACGCGCCGAACCCGACCACGCGCTCGACGTTGTTCGCGATGTAGCCGAAGACGTCCGGGAGGAGCACGGCGACCAGGCCGGCGCCGACGATCAGGATGCCGCCAACGGTGGCGGGGTACAGCAGCCGCCCGGCGTCCCGGCGCTCGAACTCCCGGGCGAGCCAGGCCATGAAGACGCAGCCCGCGGCCACGCCGTAGGACAGCAGCGGATGCAGCAGCGAGAAGTCGGTCGCGGTGATCTGGAGGGTCTGGAAGGCCGGCAGGATCAGCGTCCCGGCGGTGGCCATCGTGATGGCGCCCGCGATGGCGGTGTGCTCCGGACTCTCGCCGCGGAGGAACTCGATCGTGAGCTGGAGCAGGAAGTACACCCCCAGGATACCGAGCAGGAGGACGCCCGGCGGCCACGTCCAGAGGTACAGCACGACGGCGAACCCCGCGAGGAGGCTCCAGCCGACCGTCTCCCGGAGCGGGGTGAACTCCCGGTCGCGGAACTGCTCGTAGACGGGCTTGTCGCGCTGCGCGACGGTTACGGCGACCATCACGCCCAGAATGCCCAGTGCCTGAAACAGCGCCTCGGCGACGTGGTGGTCGGTGAACCCGACCATGCTACGCTGGAGGAACCGGCCAGCCGCCAGCGCGACGACGGCGAGGGTCACCACGCCCCCGGCGCGACCGCCGACGCGCTTGCCGATGACGTACGCGACGACGGCGACTGCGAGGGCGAACACCGGCGGCGTGAACAGCATCACCATCTTGATCGTCTCGGTGGAGGGGGACCCGAGACCGACGACGAGCGCCGCCGTCGCCATGATCTGGTCGTACAGCGTCCCGAACTGACCCGACGAGGTCCCGTTAGGGAAGTACGTCCACGGATCGAACGGCATCGTCGTCGGCCAGTTCTGCACCGTGTAGACGGTCGTGCGGTAGTGGTACCACGGGTCGTTCCCGCTGAACAGGATCTCCCCGTCTACCACGAAGTTGTCCCAGGGACGGACGCGATTCCACAGCATGAACCCGAGCAGGAGAGCACCGAGGACGAGGTGGTAGTACTCGTCCAGCCAGTCGACGGCCCGCTCGAGTTCGGGGTTCTCCTCAAGGCGGCCCCGCCATTGACTCATTATGTCGAACGGATTGGTATCGCGCGCATAAGCCTTGTCATATTTCGAGACGCCGCCGTCGTGGGAACGCGGATCCGGCCGGCGTCCGGTAGTTCCACCGGCGTACTGTCACCCTTAAGGGAAACGCCTTAG
This genomic interval from Halomicrobium urmianum contains the following:
- a CDS encoding oligosaccharyl transferase, archaeosortase A system-associated; the protein is MSQWRGRLEENPELERAVDWLDEYYHLVLGALLLGFMLWNRVRPWDNFVVDGEILFSGNDPWYHYRTTVYTVQNWPTTMPFDPWTYFPNGTSSGQFGTLYDQIMATAALVVGLGSPSTETIKMVMLFTPPVFALAVAVVAYVIGKRVGGRAGGVVTLAVVALAAGRFLQRSMVGFTDHHVAEALFQALGILGVMVAVTVAQRDKPVYEQFRDREFTPLRETVGWSLLAGFAVVLYLWTWPPGVLLLGILGVYFLLQLTIEFLRGESPEHTAIAGAITMATAGTLILPAFQTLQITATDFSLLHPLLSYGVAAGCVFMAWLAREFERRDAGRLLYPATVGGILIVGAGLVAVLLPDVFGYIANNVERVVGFGASGSALTVGEVQPLEFSAVFPFYGFTFFVAMVGAVAVLVREVTGRVSAQEFLLVVWLAFITAATFTQGRFEYYLTVPVAVMTGYVVAGIFRWIAADVREDGIKTYQAITVVATLLVVFAPMAAVNPATSIAGYDRPGEDIEGWSDGLGWFNESTPAEGQFGGANNELDYYGTYDVTDDFDYESGQYGVMSWWDYGHWITTQGKAIPNANPFQQGATMAANYLLAPNETQANDVLEQIDEDDAKTRYVAVDWQMVGTSYGGKFGAPPAFYNVTEERPGPYTRQISFPLQGGNGFFIQHRQAYYETQMVRLYKFHGSAARPQPVVVDWDVSENARGQSVRVAPENGQTVRSFDSMQEARQYVQEDGTAAIGGIGGIPSERVPALEHYRMVGASEQSATESREYNVGKLYEAYGLGLQTTGAANGSQCPSDVSVGLGNGQKACLTEGTENALTNTDPQWVKFFERVPGATVEGTGPENATVTARVEMENPAANETFTYTQRTQTDDQGNFEMTLPYSTTGYGEYGPEEGYTNVSVRANSSYQFSASTAGQNATPQIWFGTADVTEGQVIGENESAVTVEMESSTIQQQESGGNATDGNATVGNETESGGALTDDGAANETDGTTGGGNATTETASSIGVAAAPRR